Proteins encoded in a region of the Peptococcus niger genome:
- a CDS encoding phage minor capsid protein: MLFPEDIGYWPEDLQALLLDLEEDIIRSIAAKLATEETLKETDIYRYLTLAPYEADLEALNRRIAATCQKTADEVDTILEDGAKESYRHDEWLYAMAGQQLVSYEENRQVQRILSAVQKRRRDGILNLSGTIGFITADGFTGLDDYYRKRVNDGIFATLTGTYDYQTQNRRIIHEMAASGVRVYDFESGVTRSIDGHVRTLLRTGLSQISHEITASNMDEMGACYVEVSAHIGARPSHADWQGGVYYWQEKDRHGDGNQAGLPDFIEVTQYGSGPGLCGWNCRHSFFPFFPGFSERTYSKKDLEEIDPPAFEYEGRTYTAYEASQRQRQLERNMCKTKRTIIGYQAIGAPDTQVAEHVIRLRRQREAYKDFSRAAKLRPKLERITTGGYNRSVSSKAVWSHRRAQVRAESAYHLGSPEDSLNLLIKDNRLRRAIQGGAYNLKIHEGRQGKHIKEHNNYSGASYLLEDVDPQELVYKYAGTGELKRSRGGGDWTNKEFIEADAFVGVVVENGIEITRTKRFSIHYSKKNGTHIVPREEL, from the coding sequence ATGCTTTTCCCGGAAGACATCGGCTATTGGCCGGAGGACTTGCAGGCACTCTTGCTTGACTTAGAAGAAGACATTATCCGGTCAATTGCCGCAAAGCTGGCCACCGAGGAAACGCTTAAAGAAACAGACATCTATCGTTATCTGACCTTGGCCCCCTATGAGGCCGACCTGGAAGCACTCAACCGACGGATAGCCGCCACTTGTCAAAAAACAGCAGACGAAGTGGATACCATCCTGGAAGATGGTGCCAAAGAAAGCTACCGGCATGATGAATGGCTTTATGCCATGGCCGGGCAGCAACTGGTTTCCTATGAAGAAAATCGTCAAGTCCAACGGATTCTATCCGCCGTACAAAAGCGACGCCGTGACGGCATCTTAAACCTTTCCGGCACCATCGGCTTTATTACAGCTGATGGCTTTACCGGTCTTGATGACTACTACCGCAAGCGAGTTAATGATGGCATCTTTGCCACTTTAACAGGGACCTATGACTACCAAACCCAAAACCGGCGGATTATCCATGAGATGGCCGCCAGCGGCGTCCGAGTCTACGACTTTGAATCAGGTGTAACCCGGAGCATTGACGGTCACGTGCGGACCCTCCTGCGGACCGGTCTTTCCCAGATTAGCCATGAGATTACAGCCAGCAACATGGACGAGATGGGCGCCTGCTATGTGGAAGTATCCGCCCATATAGGGGCCCGACCCAGCCACGCCGACTGGCAGGGCGGCGTCTATTACTGGCAAGAAAAAGACAGGCATGGAGATGGCAACCAAGCCGGCCTACCCGACTTTATAGAGGTTACCCAGTACGGCAGTGGCCCCGGCCTGTGTGGTTGGAACTGCCGGCATTCCTTTTTCCCCTTCTTTCCCGGCTTTTCCGAGCGGACCTACAGCAAAAAAGACCTGGAAGAAATTGACCCGCCGGCTTTTGAATACGAGGGCCGAACCTATACCGCCTATGAAGCCAGCCAGCGCCAGCGTCAGCTGGAACGAAATATGTGTAAAACAAAGCGAACCATTATCGGCTACCAAGCCATTGGCGCCCCGGATACCCAAGTCGCTGAACACGTTATTCGCCTGCGCCGGCAGAGGGAAGCCTATAAAGACTTTTCAAGAGCAGCCAAGCTGCGTCCCAAGCTTGAGCGGATTACCACCGGCGGGTATAATAGAAGTGTAAGCAGCAAGGCCGTATGGAGCCACAGGCGGGCGCAGGTGCGGGCAGAGAGCGCATATCATCTTGGGTCACCTGAGGATAGCTTAAATCTGCTGATTAAAGATAACCGTTTAAGGCGTGCTATCCAGGGCGGAGCCTATAACTTGAAGATTCATGAAGGCCGGCAAGGGAAGCACATAAAAGAACATAATAACTATTCAGGTGCAAGCTATCTGCTTGAAGATGTTGATCCCCAGGAGTTGGTTTACAAGTACGCAGGTACAGGCGAACTTAAGAGAAGCAGAGGGGGCGGAGATTGGACAAATAAGGAGTTCATTGAAGCAGATGCATTTGTTGGTGTAGTTGTTGAAAACGGTATTGAGATTACCCGGACCAAACGATTCAGCATACATTATTCAAAGAAAAATGGGACGCACATTGTACCTAGGGAGGAGCTCTAA
- a CDS encoding putative minor capsid protein, with product MIRQGLFIHNVVRRPYRSDDFMGDAWGPAQEIRGVRVEPAVQVRGSDRGVNMAYLSYRALLFAPPDAAKWQEKDKVIFNGLEMTVQSVAYMYGATADVHHVEVQLI from the coding sequence ATGATTAGACAGGGGCTTTTCATCCACAACGTGGTGCGCCGGCCATACCGGTCTGATGATTTCATGGGAGACGCATGGGGGCCGGCTCAGGAGATACGGGGCGTCCGCGTTGAACCGGCCGTCCAGGTTCGAGGCAGTGATCGTGGCGTTAACATGGCTTACCTGTCGTACAGGGCCCTGTTATTTGCGCCGCCGGATGCGGCTAAGTGGCAGGAAAAAGACAAGGTCATTTTTAACGGATTGGAAATGACCGTCCAGTCTGTGGCCTATATGTACGGGGCCACTGCTGATGTGCATCATGTGGAGGTGCAACTGATATGA
- a CDS encoding minor capsid protein produces MIRFNVIIDDDNIGKDILEKLSLTGAAQQVLDEQIKKDCDPKVPLDMGALKDSVHAHSSPGRIVWQTPYAKRWYYEPARFAGAPERGNHWFERAKAERLPEWVQVIRRVLGL; encoded by the coding sequence ATGATCAGGTTCAATGTAATCATTGATGATGACAACATTGGCAAGGATATTCTTGAGAAGCTCAGTTTAACCGGAGCAGCCCAGCAGGTCTTAGACGAGCAGATAAAGAAGGATTGTGATCCCAAGGTGCCCTTGGATATGGGCGCCTTAAAAGATTCCGTCCACGCCCATTCAAGCCCCGGCCGTATTGTATGGCAAACGCCGTATGCTAAACGCTGGTATTATGAACCGGCTCGTTTTGCAGGAGCTCCTGAACGCGGCAACCACTGGTTTGAGCGGGCTAAGGCTGAACGGTTGCCTGAATGGGTCCAGGTCATTCGGCGGGTGCTTGGCTTATGA
- a CDS encoding phage tail tube protein — translation MAKNFLLQHNFGFDINKKVDATDSASDWLKLGSGVKDMEIDNNEETDEFYYYDGGGNAESAVTGQQKSFEFECDRDYNDPAQNYIFNTLAHTIGPERDVAIRVTYPDGTKLTGPGTVTDIKEPSGEANKRGECGFTLKFAGKPTITPGKAVGV, via the coding sequence ATGGCAAAAAACTTTTTACTCCAACATAATTTTGGCTTTGACATCAATAAAAAAGTGGACGCTACCGATTCTGCTTCTGATTGGTTAAAACTTGGCAGTGGCGTAAAAGACATGGAAATTGACAACAACGAAGAAACCGATGAGTTCTACTACTACGATGGCGGTGGAAACGCTGAATCGGCTGTCACTGGGCAACAGAAAAGTTTTGAGTTTGAGTGCGACCGGGACTATAACGACCCGGCACAAAACTATATTTTCAATACGTTGGCCCACACCATTGGTCCGGAACGTGATGTGGCCATTCGGGTGACCTATCCGGACGGAACCAAGCTTACCGGACCCGGAACCGTGACGGATATTAAAGAGCCGTCCGGTGAAGCAAACAAACGCGGGGAATGCGGATTTACTCTAAAATTTGCCGGTAAACCGACGATCACACCGGGCAAAGCGGTTGGCGTATGA
- a CDS encoding Gp15 family bacteriophage protein, translating into MFKLTERQTGVAVSVAYQDLTITVDTSFDTVLRCMEAAQDPYFGAIDRLVLTYYLLVPEHAKYEQRFDLTDIAAVIALAYQAINGDVVSDEEAEEIVDFTYDAERIYASFMKDYGLDLIKAQGNLSWAHFMVLFNGLSDDTPIMKAIHYRTCQVPKGSEYAEERKRIIKLKRHYELPSHKKAREAATVAALYDLRDQAK; encoded by the coding sequence ATGTTTAAGCTGACAGAGCGACAGACAGGTGTGGCTGTATCTGTTGCTTATCAAGATTTAACCATTACCGTGGATACATCATTTGATACGGTCCTGCGTTGCATGGAAGCAGCGCAGGACCCTTATTTTGGCGCCATTGACCGCCTTGTTTTAACCTATTACCTACTGGTGCCTGAACATGCCAAATATGAGCAACGGTTTGATTTGACGGATATTGCAGCGGTGATTGCCCTGGCCTATCAAGCTATAAATGGCGATGTGGTTAGCGATGAGGAAGCAGAAGAGATTGTTGATTTCACTTACGATGCGGAGCGCATTTATGCATCGTTTATGAAGGACTACGGATTAGACTTGATTAAAGCCCAGGGGAATTTGTCCTGGGCTCATTTTATGGTCTTGTTTAACGGTTTATCTGACGATACGCCAATTATGAAGGCTATTCATTATCGAACCTGTCAAGTTCCAAAGGGCAGCGAATACGCTGAAGAACGCAAGCGCATCATTAAATTAAAGAGGCATTACGAATTGCCATCTCATAAAAAGGCACGGGAAGCGGCAACGGTTGCGGCCCTTTATGATTTGCGCGATCAAGCAAAATAA
- a CDS encoding phage tail tape measure protein, whose amino-acid sequence MASDGRVVIDSVLNSDGVKQGVADIKNQLQNIKQTGSNMSQGLANAAATGLTVMGAAATAFGAYSLKAGIEFDSAFAGVAKTVDATDSELAKLRTGIINMSKEMPQSATEIAQVAEAAGQLGISTPHILDFTKTMVMLGESTNMSSDQAAVSLARLANITGMSEENYSRLGSSIVALGNNMATTESEIVDMSLRLAGTGKQVGLTEAEIVGLSAAMSSVGINAEAGGSAMSRTMQKINTAVLSGSDKVKGFAQVAGMSAEEFSAAWKERPSQAIAAFVKGLDKVKKSGGDVASTLKDLGLNSMQEVDTLMRLAGASDEVTKALDISKKAWEENQALQEEYGKRLLTVQSQLDILKNKVTALGIAMFDSLRPAIMAGIKILQLFVAALSHLPAPLLAAGTAVMALVGSVPALVTSLRLLGITTMTNAQAMVILRGVLMGVGRAMLGFIASPAGIALIAIAALAKGVAFLHAHWQNLSAVLAAAGAHFPVLGSAAQQLSSIFGGLGTAVTALKEKMADIFGPVAPAFQAALQSASAFGAALKALFAGIMSPDTINADALVNGVVQSFQQLIPALGNLRGTLITAGSQLVASLGEAISTAGPQIAATATNLITQLTTALSTAAPAMLGAAATILMGLAQGITAAAPQLASTAVTIITGLVQGFVTAAPALITAATTLITGLIQGLTTAAPALIGGAVAIIEALVNGITTALPMLIPLAVEVVTTLLTALIGAAPQLIEAGVQLLTALIDGLTQALPLIIAAAIQLVMALLQAIISNAPQLLAAGVQLITALISGVLSLLGALVGAAGSLIGAALGAILGFLGRMLSAGVQLIGQLISGIASRASQVAAKVRSAVSNAVSAARSFVGHFAGIGRAMIQGLINGIMNMAHAVASAARSVVEGAVNAAKSALKSHSPSRVFMDIGRWTGEGFVIGIDGQKKKVAKAGGNMAGAMIGATRKALGISGPSKVGVEMGANVGRSMATGMASVEKETAEDIAKTTARITDRVLAQQVQNNNRLAAEVGRIGGSVQKITEEIGKQTIAAQQKFHDAVAKTRENLAKEEQRITDTYEKEFQTRADRLAGWVKTFDEVPKRAEVTGTELLKNLKAQNMAFEDWQEDMAAITGRGIEEGLLKELQQAGPKAAGEIKALASMTEDAWAEYQAEWVKKQSLAKVQSYIDTSGARSKMEADLRAAQQKAQEEMDGHVQEYVKALDTTQQEALKKLGQISVQGIDLGADFVNKVIEGIRTRTPIMTKTVDDVAGAMKRLGIQQLKPPVVQALDASLVEAGAKEPEFKTIGQQMMQGMVRGVKDGKSSLVSAMVSSVLAAIGAAKGELGIASPSKVMRDEVGKWLPAGMAEGMLRGSGTVKEAAERMASQAVSGIKNLSMPTAHPALAGGYAGSVDKSRHYTSKVTVENINTSETAKSIAKLDEEMAWLQRQRERGLGRR is encoded by the coding sequence ATGGCATCTGACGGACGAGTGGTTATTGATTCGGTGCTAAACTCGGACGGCGTCAAGCAAGGTGTGGCGGATATTAAAAACCAGCTGCAAAACATTAAGCAGACTGGCAGCAATATGAGCCAAGGCTTGGCCAACGCAGCGGCTACCGGGTTGACGGTGATGGGCGCGGCGGCAACAGCCTTTGGCGCCTACAGTTTGAAAGCCGGCATTGAATTTGACAGCGCCTTTGCCGGCGTGGCCAAAACCGTTGACGCGACAGACAGCGAATTGGCGAAGCTGCGCACGGGCATTATCAACATGAGTAAGGAAATGCCTCAGAGCGCAACGGAAATTGCTCAGGTGGCAGAGGCAGCTGGTCAACTTGGCATCTCAACCCCTCATATTCTTGACTTTACCAAGACCATGGTCATGCTGGGTGAGTCTACCAACATGTCCAGCGACCAGGCGGCTGTATCTCTGGCCAGACTGGCCAATATTACCGGAATGAGCGAAGAAAATTACAGCCGTCTTGGCTCATCTATTGTGGCGCTAGGCAATAATATGGCGACGACGGAATCTGAAATCGTCGATATGAGCTTACGCCTTGCCGGTACCGGGAAGCAGGTCGGCTTAACGGAAGCGGAGATTGTCGGTTTATCGGCGGCAATGAGTTCTGTTGGCATCAACGCAGAAGCTGGCGGCTCGGCCATGTCTCGGACGATGCAAAAGATTAACACGGCGGTTTTATCCGGCAGTGATAAGGTAAAAGGCTTTGCACAGGTGGCCGGTATGAGTGCAGAAGAGTTCTCCGCTGCATGGAAAGAACGACCGTCGCAGGCCATTGCTGCTTTTGTAAAAGGACTGGACAAGGTTAAAAAAAGTGGCGGCGATGTTGCCAGTACGTTAAAAGATTTGGGCTTAAATTCCATGCAAGAAGTGGACACGCTCATGCGTTTGGCCGGTGCATCTGACGAAGTGACCAAAGCGCTTGATATATCTAAAAAGGCTTGGGAAGAAAATCAAGCTTTGCAGGAAGAATATGGCAAACGCCTTTTAACGGTACAGTCTCAGCTGGATATTTTAAAAAATAAGGTAACGGCTTTAGGCATTGCCATGTTTGACAGCTTGCGGCCGGCCATTATGGCGGGCATTAAGATTTTGCAGCTGTTTGTGGCTGCGCTCAGCCATTTGCCGGCACCACTTTTAGCTGCAGGAACAGCAGTCATGGCCTTGGTTGGGTCTGTACCGGCCTTGGTTACCAGCTTGCGCTTGTTGGGAATAACGACGATGACCAATGCCCAGGCAATGGTTATCCTGCGTGGTGTATTGATGGGCGTCGGCCGAGCCATGCTTGGTTTTATTGCATCGCCTGCAGGAATTGCCTTGATTGCTATTGCCGCCTTGGCAAAAGGTGTGGCATTTTTACATGCCCATTGGCAAAATTTGTCGGCTGTTTTAGCGGCTGCCGGGGCTCACTTTCCTGTTTTAGGAAGTGCGGCGCAGCAATTAAGTTCTATATTTGGCGGTTTAGGTACTGCTGTTACAGCGCTAAAAGAGAAAATGGCAGATATCTTCGGTCCGGTTGCACCTGCGTTCCAAGCTGCTTTACAAAGCGCTAGTGCATTTGGCGCTGCCTTAAAAGCCTTGTTTGCAGGCATCATGTCTCCGGATACCATTAACGCCGATGCGTTGGTAAATGGGGTTGTACAGAGTTTCCAGCAGCTGATACCTGCTCTAGGTAACTTGCGTGGCACACTTATCACCGCAGGTAGTCAGCTGGTTGCAAGCCTAGGTGAAGCCATTAGCACGGCCGGGCCACAGATTGCCGCGACGGCAACGAATCTAATTACGCAGTTGACAACGGCTTTATCAACTGCTGCACCGGCGATGCTTGGCGCAGCTGCAACCATTTTAATGGGGTTGGCACAAGGCATTACAGCCGCAGCGCCCCAATTGGCAAGTACGGCAGTAACGATTATCACAGGCTTGGTACAGGGTTTTGTCACTGCAGCGCCGGCTTTAATTACGGCGGCGACAACGCTTATTACCGGTTTAATCCAAGGCTTAACGACCGCAGCACCAGCGCTTATCGGTGGAGCTGTCGCTATTATTGAAGCGCTGGTAAATGGCATTACCACGGCCTTGCCAATGCTCATCCCCTTAGCAGTAGAAGTGGTTACAACCTTGCTGACAGCACTGATTGGTGCAGCACCGCAATTGATTGAAGCAGGGGTGCAGCTTTTAACAGCATTGATTGACGGCCTTACGCAGGCCTTGCCATTAATTATTGCGGCAGCCATTCAACTGGTAATGGCACTTTTGCAAGCCATTATTTCGAATGCACCGCAATTATTAGCGGCAGGCGTCCAGCTCATCACTGCCTTGATCAGCGGGGTGCTGTCCCTTCTGGGGGCCTTGGTTGGTGCAGCAGGGTCACTTATTGGCGCTGCCCTGGGGGCTATTTTAGGCTTTTTAGGGCGAATGCTATCCGCCGGTGTGCAATTGATTGGTCAGCTGATTTCCGGGATTGCCTCCCGAGCCAGCCAAGTGGCGGCCAAGGTGCGGTCAGCTGTCAGTAATGCGGTTTCAGCAGCAAGAAGTTTTGTTGGACATTTTGCTGGCATTGGACGTGCTATGATTCAGGGTTTAATTAATGGAATCATGAATATGGCACACGCTGTAGCGTCAGCGGCACGAAGTGTTGTTGAAGGGGCTGTTAATGCAGCCAAATCGGCATTAAAAAGCCACTCACCTTCTCGTGTCTTTATGGATATCGGTCGTTGGACCGGTGAAGGCTTTGTTATCGGTATTGATGGTCAAAAGAAAAAAGTGGCCAAGGCCGGCGGGAATATGGCCGGCGCTATGATTGGCGCTACCCGTAAGGCCTTGGGCATATCCGGCCCATCTAAAGTGGGCGTAGAAATGGGTGCCAACGTTGGCCGGTCGATGGCTACAGGCATGGCATCTGTGGAAAAGGAAACGGCGGAAGATATCGCCAAAACCACAGCCCGCATTACCGATCGCGTATTGGCTCAGCAGGTACAAAATAATAACCGCTTAGCTGCTGAAGTGGGGCGGATTGGCGGCAGTGTACAAAAAATTACCGAAGAAATCGGCAAGCAAACCATTGCTGCCCAACAAAAATTTCATGATGCCGTTGCAAAAACGCGTGAGAACCTTGCCAAAGAAGAGCAGCGCATTACCGACACTTATGAAAAAGAATTTCAAACACGTGCAGATAGATTGGCCGGCTGGGTAAAGACCTTTGATGAAGTCCCAAAGCGTGCTGAAGTGACCGGTACTGAATTACTGAAAAATTTGAAAGCCCAGAATATGGCCTTTGAAGACTGGCAAGAAGATATGGCTGCGATTACCGGGCGTGGCATTGAAGAAGGACTTTTAAAAGAGCTGCAGCAAGCAGGCCCTAAAGCAGCCGGAGAGATTAAAGCTTTAGCTTCTATGACAGAAGACGCTTGGGCAGAATATCAAGCCGAATGGGTAAAGAAGCAAAGTTTGGCTAAAGTGCAGTCTTATATCGATACCTCCGGAGCACGTAGCAAAATGGAGGCTGACTTAAGGGCAGCCCAGCAGAAGGCGCAAGAAGAGATGGATGGACATGTACAAGAGTATGTCAAGGCATTAGATACAACACAGCAAGAGGCGCTCAAAAAACTTGGTCAAATTTCAGTTCAAGGCATTGATTTAGGTGCGGATTTTGTTAATAAAGTTATTGAGGGCATTCGCACACGCACGCCGATTATGACAAAAACAGTTGATGACGTGGCCGGAGCCATGAAACGCTTAGGCATTCAGCAGTTAAAACCGCCTGTTGTGCAAGCGCTTGACGCATCTCTTGTGGAAGCAGGAGCAAAAGAGCCGGAATTTAAAACGATTGGTCAACAAATGATGCAAGGTATGGTACGCGGTGTCAAAGATGGTAAAAGTAGCCTAGTATCAGCAATGGTGTCTTCGGTCTTGGCGGCCATTGGTGCTGCAAAAGGCGAACTGGGCATTGCATCACCCTCTAAAGTTATGCGGGATGAAGTCGGTAAATGGCTGCCGGCCGGTATGGCTGAGGGGATGTTACGCGGAAGCGGGACAGTGAAAGAGGCTGCAGAACGAATGGCGTCCCAAGCCGTATCTGGCATTAAAAATTTATCCATGCCCACGGCTCATCCAGCCTTAGCAGGCGGTTACGCTGGCAGCGTGGATAAAAGTCGACACTATACCAGCAAGGTCACCGTTGAGAACATCAACACCAGCGAGACTGCCAAGAGCATCGCAAAACTTGATGAAGAAATGGCTTGGCTGCAACGCCAGCGTGAAAGGGGGCTGGGAAGGCGATGA
- a CDS encoding phage tail family protein: MMPRKDDAYFFYNGRSSREFGLRILNDMSLQIPEYDMEFIEIPGRDGDLAVDNRRYKSVERSFRCHLVLAKGQRLDQAAVAIATWLSGKPGYHKLLWSGEPGYFWQAIHVQGVNIVESLRQFGAVELTFRCQPGKYMAAGDRWFDVPAEPGLTLHNRYNMVSHPTWKIVIPQDKTDSVTISIRGGDGIYMEGAKGEIIFDTENNILTGTLDRIVGDRPCFPPYSRVEISLRASQGTQVFVKPNWRTLG; the protein is encoded by the coding sequence ATGATGCCGAGAAAAGATGATGCTTATTTTTTCTATAATGGTCGCTCTTCTCGAGAGTTCGGCCTGCGGATTCTAAACGATATGTCTTTGCAGATTCCCGAATATGACATGGAATTTATTGAAATCCCCGGCCGTGATGGTGATCTGGCGGTAGACAATAGGCGATACAAATCGGTTGAGCGCTCTTTCCGTTGTCACTTGGTCCTAGCAAAGGGACAAAGGCTGGATCAAGCGGCTGTTGCCATTGCAACTTGGTTATCCGGCAAACCGGGCTACCACAAGCTGTTGTGGTCCGGCGAACCGGGGTATTTTTGGCAAGCTATTCATGTGCAGGGCGTTAATATTGTAGAGAGCTTGCGCCAATTTGGTGCAGTTGAACTGACTTTTCGCTGCCAGCCTGGGAAATATATGGCAGCCGGTGACCGTTGGTTTGATGTGCCGGCTGAACCGGGCCTCACTTTACACAACCGCTATAACATGGTTTCGCACCCCACCTGGAAAATCGTCATTCCACAAGATAAAACGGACTCTGTTACGATTTCCATTCGTGGGGGCGATGGCATTTATATGGAAGGCGCAAAAGGTGAAATTATTTTTGACACAGAAAACAACATCCTGACTGGGACTTTAGATAGGATAGTTGGCGACAGGCCGTGTTTTCCGCCGTATAGCCGTGTTGAAATAAGCTTACGAGCATCGCAAGGAACACAAGTGTTTGTAAAGCCGAATTGGAGGACGCTTGGATGA
- a CDS encoding phage tail spike protein, with protein sequence MIPELQTEDYFYDDERANHFIGFLPETTSCLVTEKRNDTFTLEMAYPLSGRAVKDITPERIIVARSDMQTKRQPFRIAQIKRNIASGNLDIYAEHISYDLLNYPLKPDTSFTTTGAADAMRKLEDICVGIEYLPFSLRSSISGDRTFHWRISEVHNAREALGGVRGSILDKYHGEYLFKDTTIRLMTARGRDRGVAFIYGVNLIDAEIELDMSNFATSIYPYSGGEDDAIITLPEYYIDSPLYKEGQRRQIKVVDFSSDEIKSVDALRKRTKRYISDNNVGQPSIHATVSGADISRTFNGIDAKSQILALCDTVRVLIPHLDIDLKAKVTALTYDTLKEEVKSIELGDPRPTLRETLQVSVDQLGNRVGTLSGVTARLAEDSVSSKVKDSATEKNYYIFPVIKNGTLTWEKQEQGGT encoded by the coding sequence ATGATCCCTGAATTGCAGACGGAAGATTACTTTTATGACGATGAAAGGGCAAATCACTTTATTGGTTTTTTGCCGGAGACGACTTCATGCCTGGTGACGGAAAAACGCAACGACACATTCACATTAGAGATGGCCTATCCTTTGTCCGGCAGGGCCGTGAAAGACATCACGCCGGAGCGAATTATTGTCGCTCGCTCAGATATGCAAACAAAACGCCAGCCGTTTCGTATTGCGCAGATAAAGCGCAACATCGCGTCAGGAAATTTAGATATTTATGCAGAACACATCAGCTATGACCTTTTAAACTACCCTCTAAAGCCGGATACCAGCTTCACTACCACCGGTGCAGCAGACGCCATGAGAAAGTTAGAAGATATTTGCGTAGGAATCGAATACCTTCCGTTTTCGCTTCGTTCAAGCATAAGCGGCGATCGAACTTTTCACTGGCGCATTAGCGAAGTGCATAATGCTCGTGAAGCTCTAGGCGGCGTGCGTGGCAGCATACTGGATAAATATCACGGGGAATATTTATTTAAGGACACCACCATACGATTGATGACAGCTAGAGGACGTGACCGAGGCGTGGCATTTATATATGGCGTAAACCTCATTGATGCTGAAATTGAGCTGGACATGAGCAATTTTGCCACCAGCATTTATCCGTATAGCGGGGGAGAAGATGACGCCATCATTACTCTACCGGAATACTACATCGACAGCCCCTTGTATAAAGAGGGGCAGCGACGACAGATAAAAGTGGTGGACTTTAGCAGTGATGAAATCAAATCCGTAGACGCCTTGCGCAAGCGGACGAAGCGTTACATTAGCGACAATAACGTTGGTCAGCCAAGCATTCACGCCACCGTAAGCGGTGCAGATATCAGCCGAACTTTTAATGGCATTGATGCAAAAAGTCAAATTTTAGCCCTTTGTGATACGGTTCGTGTGTTAATTCCGCACTTGGATATTGATCTAAAAGCAAAAGTGACAGCGCTGACCTATGATACCCTTAAAGAAGAAGTAAAAAGCATTGAACTGGGTGACCCCCGTCCAACCTTGCGTGAAACCTTGCAGGTTTCTGTTGATCAATTGGGTAATCGTGTAGGAACGCTTTCTGGGGTGACAGCTAGATTAGCAGAGGATAGCGTTAGCTCAAAAGTAAAGGATAGTGCTACTGAAAAAAATTACTATATATTTCCTGTGATAAAAAACGGCACATTAACTTGGGAAAAACAAGAGCAAGGAGGAACGTGA